In Vicinamibacteria bacterium, the DNA window CTCGAGCCCCGCCTCGCCCACGATGACGAGCTCCCCGTCCAGGATCACCCGCGCGGGAAGCTCGGTTTTGAGAGGCGGCTCGAGCTCGGGGAAATAGCGATTCAACGGCTTCAGGTCGCGGCTCTGCAGGAGCCACTCCGCCCCGTCGCGAAAGAGCAACACGCGGAAGCCATCCCATTTCGGCTCGTAGAGCCAGCCGTCTCCATCGGGGAGCGTCTCCACCAGTTTGGCGAGCATGGGCCGGATGGGTGGCTCGAGCGGCAGACGCACGTCGAGATACTATCAGCCGGGAAAAAGGTGCGCGCTAGCAGGCTGATGAAAAGTGCAGTGCAGCCTGCGCGAGCGGAGCGAGCCCGGCGCAATCGTCCGCATTCGGGCTGCTTCGAGGGCATGAGATGTGAGCACGAAGTGCGAATAGTTGCCGCGCCGTAAGCAGCCGAGCCGTGGCGGTACGATCGATTACGGGTCCCGCCACGGCATTGAGCACTTATGCGGAGTCTGGTACGTTACGTTCCTTCAAAGGATGAGGATCCCATGACAAGAAACGGGCTCTTTCGGCTCACGGTCCGCGTTTTCGTGGTGGCTTTCGCTTGTGGAGCTCTCGACACGGTCAGAGCAGCCGAAAAACGGCGTCTGGCTTTTTCGGATCTGGCCGCTCTCCGGTCGGTATCCGATCCGCAGCTGTCGCCCGAAGGGGACTGGGTCGCCTACGTCGTTCGCACTTCGGATCTCGAGGACGATCGAATCAGCGGGGATCTATGGATGACGAGCTGGGACGGCCGCCGAACGATCCAGCTCACCTATACGGACGAGAGCGAGAGCCGTCCCCGGTTCAGTCCCGACGGGCGTTATCTTTCTTTCCTCGCAAGCCGTGGCACGGAAGAAGATGCCAAGAGCCAGGTCTGGCTTCTCGACCGGGCGGGAGGCGAGGCGCGGAAACTAACCGATTATCCCGGCGGCGTGTCGGACTACGCTTGGAGTCCCGAGGGCGGACGGCTCGCCATCATTGCGTCGGATCCGGACCCGGACGAGTCCGCCGAGAAGGACGCCACCGCCAAGAAGAAGACGCCGAAGCCCATCGTCATCGACCGATATCAGTTCAAGCAGGATCGCGAAGGATATCTGCGCCGTTTGCGGGATCATCTGTATCTGTACGACGTCGCCACGGCGACATCGGATCTCCTCACCCCGGGCGACTACGACGAGGGGCTCCCCTCCTGGTCGCCGGACGGCACTTCGATCGCCTTCTCCTCCAAACGCCAGGGAGATCCGGATCGGAACGAGAACTGGGACATCTTCCTGATCGAAGCCAAGGCGGGGGCGACACCGCGCCAGCTCACGCGTTTCGAGGGTGTGGACAACGAGCCGGGGTGGGGAAGCCCCGCGGCCTTCAGCCCCGATGGAGAACGGATCGCCTACCTGATGGGCTCGTCGGTGAGCTACACCTCATACGACATGGCAAGGCTTGCGGTGATTCCTCTTGCCGGGGGAGAGCCTCGACTCGTCACGCCGGAGCTCGACCGCCCGGTATCCAACCCCACGTGGTCCTCAGATGGGAAGTCGCTCCACTTCCTGCTCGAGGACGATCGCCGTCAGGTCGTGGCCCGAGTTCCCGCGGAAGGGGGCGAAGTCGAGCGGCTGATCGATACCCGCGGCGTGGTGAGAGACTTGACGATGAGTGGATCCCGGATTGCCGTCGTCTCCACGACTCCCGATCAACCCGGCGAGATCATGGCGCTCGAGAACGGATCGCTTCGCACCCTCTCGACCCACAACCACGAGCTCATGGAGCAGCTCGAGCTCGGGGCCCTCGAGGGCATCGAGCTCGAAAGCCGCGACGGCACCATCGTGAACGGCGTCATGGTGAAGCCCCCGGACTACCAGCCAGGACGAAAGTATCCGACCATCGCTTACATCCACGGCGGGCCGGTGGGTCAGGACGGTTACGAGTTCGACTTCACCTGGCAGATCCTCGCCGCGAACGGCTACGTCGTCATTGCCCCCAACTATCGGGGTAGCTCGGGGCGCGGGCTCGCGTTCACGCGCGCGATCGAGGCCGACTGGGGAAATCTCGAGGTGCAGGACGTGCTCGCCGCCGTCGATCATGTCGTCGCCGAGGGCATCGCCGACCCCGATCACCTGGGTATCGGAGGGTGGAGCTATGGCGGCATGACGACGAACTACACCATATCCCGCGATAGCCGGTTCAAGGCGGCGGTCAGCGGCGCGGGCGTCGCGAACATGCTGGCCGCCTATGGCACCGACCAGTACATCCGCCAGTACGAGAACGAGATCGGCTTGCCCTGGAAGGACATTCAGCCCTATTTGAAGATCTCCCACCCGTTTTATCACGCCGACCGCATCCGGACGCCCACGCTCTTCCTCTGCGGCGAGAAGGACTTCAACGTGCCGCTCTTGAACTCGGAGCAGATGTATCAAGCCCTCAAGAGTCTCGGGGTCGAGACCCAGCTCGTGATCTACCCCGGTCAGTTCCACGGGCTGACGAAGCCAAGCTACTTGCGCGATCGCCTCGAGCGTTACGTCGCCTGGTTCGATCGTTTCTTGAAGGGAACGGAGACGAGCGACCGGTAGGCGGCTTGGTGGGCCCTCGATCGCTCAAACCTCCTGGGCTTCGGGAGACCAGCCCTCGCCCGCTCCGATCTGCTGGAGCGCCCACTGCAGGCGGACCGCGTCCTCCGACTTGAGCCTGACGCCCAGCTCGTCGGCGGGCATCGCGTAAGCGTTCGCGAGAAGGGTTCGGGCCTTGTCGGCAACCTCGAGAAGAAGACTTACTTCTTCCCTCGTCAACGTGACGGCGTCGGACTCCTCGGTCATCGCCCCGAGACGCCTCACGAGCGGGGCCACCTCGCTCTTGCCCATAGCTACCTTCCTTCCGGCTTTCGAAAGAGCTCTTCGGGGGTATCGGGATCGATCGCGGTCGAATCGATTCGGGTTTCCGCCGCGAGAGCCCCGTCGTGGAAGACGCGCACCTCGCTCGGAAAACCCATCTCGTCATAACCCGAGAACTCGCGCTTCTCGGTGACGGGTGCTCCCTGAAGGTTGGTCCCGGGAAGAGATAGCTCGAAGAGACGACCGGTGGCTCGGTCGAACCGCGCCCGCATCGCCGCGTCCCCGATGCGGAGCAGGACCGCGTCATCCGCGAGCGATTGCGCCTCCACCTTTCCCGATGCCGCGGCCCACAAGAGGCCGGGGTAGTGTCGGTAGATGCCCTCACGGGTTCGTCGTTTCTGATCGTCATCCAGTTCCTGGACACCGCGGGGCGTCGACGCCCACCCGTTCGAACCGTCGAGCACGGTCTCCATCTCGCCAAACGGTAGCACCGCCACCTCACGGTAGCGCTCGGGCGCCCGGAATTGAATCTCGAACCGTGCGGGCAGATCTCCCTGGGGCGTCTTCAGTACGGTCTCTCCCGAGAGGCTGAACCCACCGAGTCGGCTCGCGTTCTCCTCCACCGAAGCGACGAACCTTCGGAGGATCTCTCTTCCCTTCTCGAGCGCCTCCTCGGTTGGCGGCGGAGCCTCCACGGCGGGGGGCTCGGGAATCGTGATGTCGAGGGTGACGACTTCTCCCAGAGTCGACAGAGGAGCGTCGAAGTCTTCTTCGCGTCCAACGGCGAGAACGTGCAACGCACCGACGTTCAAACGGTTTCTCGCGACACGATGAACGTCGTCGACGCTCACCCGGTCGATGCTTTCCTGGTATTTCTGGAGGAAATCACTGGGATAACCGTAATAGTCGTACGTCATGAGCCTCCGCACGATGGCCCCCCGGCTCGCAAAGTTGAACACGAAGGAGTTGAGGAGACTTTCCTTCGCGATGCGAAGCTCCTCCTCGGATACAGGCTCCGCGACGATCCGCTCGATCTCGTCCCGAATCGCCTCGATGGTCTCCAGGGTGCTCTCGGACTTCGTACTGCTGGCGACGGTGAAGGTCCCGGGGTAGTCGAACGATGCGTTCCAGGAGGCACTCACCCCGTAGGTGAGGGCTTTTTGCGAGCGAACGCTCTGGAAGAGGCGCGAGGAGAACCCTCCGCCAAGGATCTCCGACATGACCGTCAGGGCGAAGTAATCTGGATCGTCGTAACGGCCTCCGAGGTGGCCGATGCGGAGGCTCGTCTGGTTTACGTCTTCTCGGGAAATGTAGTAAACCCCGCCCTGCGTCGGGCGGGAGACCTGGGGGAGAGCCGGCGCCGGCGACGAGCCACGATTCCACGAGCCGAAATGCCGCTCGACCAGCGCCCGCACATCCGAGGTCTCGAAGTCACCCCATAGACCGAGCTGGATGCGATTCGGCAGGAAGTACCGGCGATGGAAGTCGAGCAAGTCGTCACGAGATATGGATTCGATCGTCGCGTACTCCGTGGTGCGCGCGTAAGGGCTCTCGCCGCCGTAAAGGACTTTCTGAAACTCCCGACTGGCGATTCCTGAGACATCATCGTTGCGACGAGCGATCGCCGTCCGTTCTTGCACTTTCGCCAGCTCGATCTTGTCCTCGGGAAAGGCGGGTTCGCGCAGCACGTCGGCCAATATCTCGACGACGAGCGGAAAATGCTCGGAAAGCGCAAAGAGGGTTGCGCTTCCCGACGTCGTGCCGACGCCGGTCTCGATGACCGAACCGACGTTCTCCAGGAGCCTGTCGATCTCTTCACCGGACCGATTCACCGAGCCGCCGGTCCGCAATACCTGCCCCACGATGCTCGCGAGGCCCACCTTGGCTGCCGGCTCGAGCCGCGAGCCCGTCTGGACCAGGGCCATCCCCTCGACCTTGGGAAGCGAGTGGTCCTCGAGGAGATAGAGGCGCAAACCGTTCGCGAGCTCGACCCGCTCGACTTCGGGCACCTGGAGCTCGGCGAGCGGCGGATAGACCAGGTCCTTGTAGTACTTCTGGGCGGAGGCCGACGAGGAGGCAAAGACTCCGAGCAACGACGCGAAGAGCACCACGCGGATCATCATCGAACCTCCTCGTCGGGCAAGAGGTAACCGACGGTGCGATTTCTGGAAGTGAAGTATTCGCGGGCGACGCGCTGGATGTCCTCTCTCGACACGCGCTCGATCGCTTCGATGCTCTTGAAGAGGTTCCGCCAGTCGCCCGTGAGGACTTCGTAGGCAGCGAGCTGACCGGCGAGACCGGAGTTGCCGTCGAGATCGTCGATGAGATTCGCCCTTGCCCTTGCCTTCACCCGGGACAGCTCTTCCTCGCTAACGAGCTCCTGTTTCAAGAGCTCGATCTCGGCGAGCATGGCCTCCTCGTTCTCCTCGTTGGTGTGGCCCGGAGCCGGAAACGAAAAGAACAGGAAGAGGTTCGGGTACTTGTTGCCCGGAAACCCTGGGAACCCTCCCGCGCCGGCCGAAATCCTCTTGTCCTGAACCAGGCTTCGGTACAGCCGCGAGGTCCGTCCCCCCGACAACACATCCTGAACCGCGTCGAAGACGGCG includes these proteins:
- a CDS encoding ATP-dependent DNA ligase produces the protein MRLPLEPPIRPMLAKLVETLPDGDGWLYEPKWDGFRVLLFRDGAEWLLQSRDLKPLNRYFPELEPPLKTELPARVILDGELVIVGEAGLE
- a CDS encoding S9 family peptidase: MTRNGLFRLTVRVFVVAFACGALDTVRAAEKRRLAFSDLAALRSVSDPQLSPEGDWVAYVVRTSDLEDDRISGDLWMTSWDGRRTIQLTYTDESESRPRFSPDGRYLSFLASRGTEEDAKSQVWLLDRAGGEARKLTDYPGGVSDYAWSPEGGRLAIIASDPDPDESAEKDATAKKKTPKPIVIDRYQFKQDREGYLRRLRDHLYLYDVATATSDLLTPGDYDEGLPSWSPDGTSIAFSSKRQGDPDRNENWDIFLIEAKAGATPRQLTRFEGVDNEPGWGSPAAFSPDGERIAYLMGSSVSYTSYDMARLAVIPLAGGEPRLVTPELDRPVSNPTWSSDGKSLHFLLEDDRRQVVARVPAEGGEVERLIDTRGVVRDLTMSGSRIAVVSTTPDQPGEIMALENGSLRTLSTHNHELMEQLELGALEGIELESRDGTIVNGVMVKPPDYQPGRKYPTIAYIHGGPVGQDGYEFDFTWQILAANGYVVIAPNYRGSSGRGLAFTRAIEADWGNLEVQDVLAAVDHVVAEGIADPDHLGIGGWSYGGMTTNYTISRDSRFKAAVSGAGVANMLAAYGTDQYIRQYENEIGLPWKDIQPYLKISHPFYHADRIRTPTLFLCGEKDFNVPLLNSEQMYQALKSLGVETQLVIYPGQFHGLTKPSYLRDRLERYVAWFDRFLKGTETSDR
- a CDS encoding pitrilysin family protein, with the protein product MMIRVVLFASLLGVFASSSASAQKYYKDLVYPPLAELQVPEVERVELANGLRLYLLEDHSLPKVEGMALVQTGSRLEPAAKVGLASIVGQVLRTGGSVNRSGEEIDRLLENVGSVIETGVGTTSGSATLFALSEHFPLVVEILADVLREPAFPEDKIELAKVQERTAIARRNDDVSGIASREFQKVLYGGESPYARTTEYATIESISRDDLLDFHRRYFLPNRIQLGLWGDFETSDVRALVERHFGSWNRGSSPAPALPQVSRPTQGGVYYISREDVNQTSLRIGHLGGRYDDPDYFALTVMSEILGGGFSSRLFQSVRSQKALTYGVSASWNASFDYPGTFTVASSTKSESTLETIEAIRDEIERIVAEPVSEEELRIAKESLLNSFVFNFASRGAIVRRLMTYDYYGYPSDFLQKYQESIDRVSVDDVHRVARNRLNVGALHVLAVGREEDFDAPLSTLGEVVTLDITIPEPPAVEAPPPTEEALEKGREILRRFVASVEENASRLGGFSLSGETVLKTPQGDLPARFEIQFRAPERYREVAVLPFGEMETVLDGSNGWASTPRGVQELDDDQKRRTREGIYRHYPGLLWAAASGKVEAQSLADDAVLLRIGDAAMRARFDRATGRLFELSLPGTNLQGAPVTEKREFSGYDEMGFPSEVRVFHDGALAAETRIDSTAIDPDTPEELFRKPEGR